One region of Microvirgula aerodenitrificans DSM 15089 genomic DNA includes:
- a CDS encoding LysR family transcriptional regulator: MLTFVALGEKGSFIGAAAALRVSRSVVSDRIKRLEAYVGTQLVVRTTRRMVLTPAGDQYFHECKRLFLNYRQVLEQVRNDYDTPRGLLRISAPDYLVSNFLIENVVSFTDRYPEVSINLVTTDGPLDLVTERVDIDLRVGQPKDSSLHAIKLTDFKPYLVASTAYLARAGLPKSPQDLAMHRLIVHDDNQATRFWELSTAEQQTERVPVHGQIQVNSLRIVRKLVLAHGGIAILPSFLVNTDLRAGRLQQVLTGWAPPVSGIYAIYLSRKYLPARVRFFIDMLRKQFA, encoded by the coding sequence GTGCTGACATTTGTCGCGCTGGGGGAGAAAGGCTCATTCATCGGCGCGGCCGCTGCCCTGCGCGTGAGCCGTTCGGTTGTCAGTGACCGGATCAAGCGGCTGGAGGCCTATGTCGGTACGCAACTGGTGGTCAGGACAACGCGGCGCATGGTGCTGACACCCGCCGGTGATCAATACTTTCATGAATGCAAAAGGTTGTTTCTCAACTACCGGCAAGTGCTGGAACAGGTCCGGAACGACTACGACACCCCCAGGGGATTGCTGCGCATCTCGGCGCCGGATTATCTGGTATCCAATTTCCTGATCGAGAATGTGGTCAGTTTCACCGACCGCTATCCGGAAGTCTCGATTAACCTGGTCACCACCGATGGCCCGCTGGATCTGGTCACCGAGCGTGTCGATATCGACCTTCGTGTCGGCCAGCCGAAGGATTCCAGCCTGCATGCGATCAAGCTGACCGATTTCAAGCCGTACCTGGTGGCGTCGACGGCCTATCTGGCGCGTGCCGGGCTGCCGAAATCGCCGCAGGACCTGGCCATGCACCGGCTGATTGTCCACGATGACAACCAGGCGACACGCTTCTGGGAGCTGAGCACGGCAGAGCAGCAGACCGAACGGGTCCCGGTGCATGGACAGATCCAGGTCAACTCGCTGCGCATCGTGCGCAAGCTGGTGCTGGCCCATGGCGGCATTGCCATCCTGCCAAGCTTTCTGGTCAATACCGATCTGCGCGCCGGGCGATTGCAGCAGGTATTGACCGGATGGGCCCCGCCGGTCAGCGGCATCTATGCCATTTATCTCAGTCGAAAATATCTTCCGGCGCGGGTGCGATTCTTTATCGACATGCTGCGCAAACAGTTCGCATGA
- a CDS encoding EAL domain-containing protein, with product MVQPEFPQPSRYAIANMEPLYRTEGRALAGIFDGATLEVAVSTLLKDPEWKPFGLGILMLESYRSALTSCGRKTAEKQIAQITETLQQQVEATWPFFRIADDIFVFLVQGPDRTAFQGACECLREQIAGLRYALNGEEFPIPTRMGLLSVDEREACADRLIDQALAYGLLARPTDGIHFARAVSAHEHDQRISPHHWIARIHQSVADDRFVLFSQRILPLHPRRQDEYRHEILLRMMDAQGQIWSPGYFLPTAERLSLTPDIDRWVIRSTYEWLSRHRQHLGVSRLSTSINLSGHILSRPALADYVLEQQRLYGIDSREIFFEITETSAITDLPQAIETILALRQHGYRFALDDYGSGMATLSRMRDLPVDLIKVDGSFIKNIANDPVSRYLVQHICEISRALGREVLAEFVENEAILDCITELGFDYAQGYCIGRPIPLPQLQNGLGLA from the coding sequence ATGGTGCAACCTGAATTTCCTCAACCTTCCAGATATGCGATAGCCAATATGGAACCTTTATACCGAACGGAAGGGCGCGCGCTGGCGGGCATTTTTGACGGTGCCACACTCGAGGTGGCGGTTTCAACGCTATTAAAAGACCCGGAATGGAAACCCTTCGGTCTTGGCATATTGATGCTGGAAAGTTATCGCTCCGCCCTGACCAGTTGCGGCCGCAAAACAGCAGAAAAGCAGATTGCCCAGATCACGGAAACCCTGCAACAGCAGGTTGAAGCAACGTGGCCGTTTTTTCGCATTGCTGACGATATTTTCGTCTTCCTGGTACAGGGGCCGGATCGCACGGCCTTTCAGGGCGCATGCGAATGCCTGCGGGAGCAAATTGCCGGTTTGCGTTATGCGCTCAATGGTGAGGAATTCCCGATCCCGACCCGGATGGGGCTCTTGTCGGTCGATGAGCGGGAAGCCTGCGCCGACCGGCTGATCGACCAGGCACTGGCCTATGGCCTGCTGGCCAGGCCCACTGACGGCATCCACTTTGCCCGGGCGGTCAGCGCACACGAACATGACCAGCGCATCTCGCCGCATCACTGGATTGCGCGCATCCACCAGTCGGTCGCCGACGACCGCTTCGTGCTGTTCTCGCAGCGCATCCTGCCCCTGCATCCGCGCCGCCAGGATGAATACCGGCATGAAATCCTGTTGCGGATGATGGATGCCCAGGGCCAGATCTGGTCGCCCGGCTATTTTCTGCCAACGGCGGAGCGACTGTCACTGACGCCGGATATCGATCGCTGGGTTATCAGGAGCACCTATGAATGGCTGAGCCGGCATCGGCAGCATCTGGGAGTCAGCCGCCTGTCGACCTCGATCAATCTGTCCGGCCATATTCTGTCCCGGCCTGCCCTGGCGGATTACGTCCTTGAACAGCAACGCTTGTACGGGATAGACAGCCGGGAAATTTTCTTTGAAATTACCGAGACCTCCGCGATTACCGACCTGCCGCAGGCGATTGAAACCATTCTGGCCCTGCGTCAGCATGGCTATCGCTTTGCACTCGACGATTATGGCAGTGGCATGGCCACTCTGTCGCGCATGCGCGACCTGCCGGTCGATCTGATCAAGGTTGACGGCAGCTTCATCAAGAATATCGCCAACGACCCTGTCAGCCGTTATCTGGTCCAGCATATCTGCGAAATCAGCCGGGCACTCGGCCGCGAAGTCCTCGCTGAGTTCGTTGAAAACGAAGCCATTCTTGATTGCATTACCGAGCTGGGATTCGATTATGCGCAAGGGTATTGCATTGGTCGTCCCATTCCCCTGCCGCAACTGCAGAACGGGCTGGGTCTTGCCTGA